The genomic stretch CCAGGCCAACCGGGAGGACCAGGCGGCCCGGATGGCGATCATCCTCACGGTCTTCGCCCTGGTGATCCTCTATACGGTCGGCCGCCTCACCCGGAAGACCGTCGTATGAGCGCGGCCCTCCTCCAGGTGAAGCTGAAGCTGAAGCGCCAATCGGAGCTGGGAGGCTTCATGCTGTCGGCCTCCTTCCAGGCCCCTGCCGGAATCACGGTGGTGCTGGGCCCCTCCGGGTCAGGCAAGAGCACCCTGCTGTCGGCGCTCGCGGGGCTCACGCGGCCCGAGGAGGGGACCATCACCGTGGGAGACGAGGTGTGGCTGGACACGGAGCGCAGGCTCGAACGGCCGAGCCACGAGCGCGCCCTGTCGATGGTCTTCCAGAAGTCCACCCTCTTCCCCCACCTGACGGCCCTGGGCAACGTGACGTTCGCGCTGGACCGCGCGCGCTCCCGGGCAAGCCGCCGCGACGAGGCCCTGGCGCTGCTTCGCCGGATGAAGGTGGAGCACCTGGCCCATCGCTACCCCCGGCACCTGTCCGGAGGCGAGGCACAGCGGGTGAGCCTGGCCCGGGCCCTGGCCCGGCCGCCCCGGCTGGTGCTGCTGGACGAGCCGTTCTCGGCGCTCGACCGGCAACTGCGGCACAGCCTGGCGGAGGACGTGCTGGGACACCTGCGGCGGTTCCAGGTGCCCATCCTCTTCGTGACCCACGCCCTGGACGAAGCCATCCAGTACGGCCAGAGCGCGCTGCTCGTCATGAATGGGGACGTGCGGTTCCACCCCCAGGCCACCGCCGAGCTCTGCGCGTCGGCGATGGGCCTGCGGCCACCCGGCGCCGCTCAGGACACGGCCGAGCAGAACTGCTCGTAGTCGATGAGCTCCACCTGGGCGCCCTCGCGGCACACCGGGCACTCCGGGTCGCGGCGGATCTTGAGCTGCTGGAAGTGCGTGCTCAGGGCATCGAAGTTGAGGAGCCGGCCCACCAGGGGCTCTCCGATGCCGAGGAGCAGCTTCAGGGCCTCGGTGGCCTGGAACAGGCCGATGATGCCGGGGAGCACGCCCAGGACCCCCGCCTCGGCGCAGGAGGGGGCCATCTCGGGCGAAGGCGGCTTCGGGTACAGACAGCGGTAACAGGGCCCCTTGCCTGGAACGAACGCCGTCACCTGTCCCTCGAAGCGGTAGATGGAGCCGTGAATGTTCGGCTTCTTGAGCATCACGCACGCATCGTTGAGCAGGTAGCGGGTGGGAAAGTTGTCCCCGCCATCCAGCACGAGATCAAAGGGCTCGAGGATGCGCAGGACGTTCTGGGACGTCAGCCGCTCCTGGAACGGGAGCACCTTCACGTCCGGGTTCAGGGCGCGAATGGCCTCCAGGGCGCTCTCCGTCTTGGGCATCCCGGCCCGCTCGCGCGTGTGGATGACCTGGCGCTGGAGGTTCGAGAGGTCCACCACGTCCATGTCGATGATGCCGAGCGTCCCCACGCCCGCGGCGGCCAGGTAGAGGGCCGCGGGCGAGCCCAGCCCGCCCACGCCCATGAGCAGCACCTTCGAGGCCAGGAGGCGCGCCTGGCCCTCCTCACCGACCTCGGGGATGGCCAGATGCCGCCGGTAGCGCTCCTTCTGCTCGGCGCTCAGCACCACCGGCTTCTCCACGGGGTAGGAGGCGTCGTGCCAGCGGCTGTAGCCCCCCGCCATCGAGGAGACGTTCAGGTAGCCCATGTCCTTCAGGGTCTTGGCGGCGAGCGCGGAGCGGGTCCCTCCCGCGCAGTAGAGCACCAGCTCGTCGTCGCGCGCGGCCTTCTCCTCGATGCGCAGCTCCAGAAAGCCGCGGGGAATGGAGAGGGCGCCGGGCAGCCGTCCCGCGGCGTACTCCTCCCCTTCGCGGACATCGATGAGCTTGAAGGCACGCCGCTGGTCGAGCAGCTGCTTGACGTGCTCGACCAGCACCTCACGGATTTCCTTCTTCGTGTTCGCCAGGATGTCTCGAAAGGAGGGGGCCATGGGGACGGGTCTCTCAGGCGGTCTTGGCGAGTTCGCGGTCAATGGCGGCGAGCAGGCGCGGATCATCCGCGGCGACGTCCGGTGAGAAGCGCTCCGCGACCTTGCCATCGCGGCCGACCAGGAACTTCTCGAAGTTCCACAGCACCTGCGGCTTCGGATTGGGGGCGATGCCATAGCCCTGCAAGCTCGCACGGAACGGGCCATCGCCGGTCGCGGTGGGAGCGGCCTGGGTCAGCCGGGCGTACAGCGGGTGCTGATCCGGGCCCACCACCGAGATCTTCGAGAACAGCGGGAAGCTGACGTCGTACTGGGTATTGCAGAAGCTCTGGATCTCGGCGTCCGTGCCGGGCTCCTGCGACAGGAAGTTGTTGGCCGGGAAGCCCAGCACCTCCAGCCCAGCGGCGCGCTTGCTCTTGTAGAGCTTCTCCAGCCCCTCGTACTGCGGCGTCAGGCCGCACTTGGAGGCCACGTTCACCACCAGCAGCACCTTGCCGACGTACTCGGCCAGCTGGGCCTGCTGGCCGTCGATGCGCTTCACCGGAATGCCGTAGAGGGTCTCGCTCATGGTGTGTCTCCTTCGCCCCATCGGATGCGGGAGGGTAGGATAAACTCCGTTTCGCCGCGGCGCTTCCTTCTGTGGCCTCCGAGGAGCCTGTGGATGTACCGGCGATTCCTGGAATCCCGAGTGGGAGTGACCGTCCTCACCCTGACGGTGCTCCTCCTCGTCGATACGTACATCAACACCCTGCCCTTCCTGCGCCTGCTGCCCCGCCCTTTCCGGCTGTGGACCTGGCAGAGCGCCCAGGTGCTGGTCTGCCTGTTGGCGGTCGCGCTCCTGCACCGGCTGCGGCCCCGGGCGGCGCTGCTCGAGCTGGGCCTGGGCCCGCTCACCAGCCGGGCGCTGGGCTTCTGCGCCGCCGCGGTGCTGCCCATGGTTCTCACTTATGGCGCCGCCGCGGGCTTCCAGGTGCACCTGAGCTGGAGCGACTGGGTGACCCAGGCGGTGACGGCCCCCCTCGCGGAGGAGGTCCTGTACCGGGGCTATGTGCTTGGCCAGTTGCAGCGCCGGGCGGGCTGGTCCTTCTGGGGCGCGGCGCTGGTGGGGCTGGCCCCCTTCGCGCTCGGGCACCTCTACCAGAGCGTCCGCGCGGGGCATGGCCTGTGGGGGGTGGCCGGGGTGCTGGCCATCACCGGCCTGGGCCACCTGTTCTTCGCGTGGATGCTGGAGCGCTGGGGGGACCTGTGGGTGCCCATCGGCATGCACGCCCTGATGAACCTGTCCTGGGATGCGTTCGACGTGGACGCCACCGCCCTGGGCGGCACGCAGGCCAACGTGGCGCGCTTCGCCACGGTGGGGCTCGCCATCGGGCTGACGCTGGTCCTGCGGCGGGGCCAACCGGGCTGGGGGGAGACGCCTCCCGTCAGCCGTTCTTCATCGTCATATCGGGATTGAGCTCGATCCAGCGCTTCGTCCCGGCCGCGCGGTAGAGCGCCTCGATGAGCCGGATGTCGCGCAGGCCCATCTCGCCGGGGGTGCGCACCTCGCCGCCCTCGGCGATGACCTGGGAGAGGTGGTCGATCTCCCCGGTGAACTGCTCGGTGCTGGACTGGGCGGTGAGCACCTCCTCGGACTTCTCGGCGTTGCCCACCACCAGCCGGTTGTCCTGATAGGCGGTCGCGGGATCCAACGTCGCCACCTGCTTGTCGCCCCACAGGTCGATCCGCTTCTTGTCCGCTGTGTAGCCGGACGAGATCGTCGCGCGGGCACCCGAGGGAAAGACCAGCTCCGCGGTGAAGACGTTTTCGATCTCGGCGAAGCGCGGGTCTCCCGGCGGCGAGAACATGGAGGCCGACACCGCGTTCGGGCTCTCGCCCAGGAGCCACTGGAGCCCGTTGAGCGAATAGATGCCGATGTCCACCAACGAGCCGCCGCCGGCGATGGCCTTCTTCGCCCGCCACTGGTCACGGGGCTGGGAAGGCTTGAGCGGACGGTGGTGATCCGACGAGGCGAACCAGACCTTGCCCAGCTCACCGGCCTGGAGTATCTCCCGGGCGCGCACGTTGTGGGGCTCCCAGTGCGCCCGGTAGGCGATCATCAGCTTCCGGCCCGCGGCCTTCGCCGCGTCGATCATCCGCTGGCACTCGGCGGACGAGTTGGCCATGGGCTTCTCGCACATCACGTGCTTGCCCGCCTCCAGCGCCTTCACCGTCAGCTCGGCATGGGAGGAGTTGGGGGTGACGATGTAGACCACCGACACGTCCCGGTCCTTGGAGAGCCGGGACAGGGTCTCGTAGGTGTAGAGGCTGGAGGCCTTCACGCCGTGGCGCGCGGCGACGGTGCGCGCCTTCTCCGCGTTGCCGGACACCAGCGCCACCAGCTTGGACCGGCGCGCGCGGCCCAGGGCCGGCAGCACATACTGCTGCGCGTAGTGGCCCAGCCCCACCACGGCCCAGCCCAGTTGCTGCTCCGCCGGCAGCGGTGGCTCCGTTTCGAGCTGGGGCTGAGGCCGGCCCGTGGGGCCGGTGGGAATGGACTGCGCCCCGGCCTGGCCCGCGAGGAGCACACTGCCCAGGCCGAGGGCCGAGCGGGTCATGAACAGGCGGCGCGAGGGCGCGGAGGTCGTCTCATCGGACATGGGGCGTTCTCCCGGAAAGGGGCCAGGGTTCGGCGGCGAGCGCCCTCAACCCACCAGCCCGGCCCGGGCGGCGCAACCCTCTCGCCCAGGCGCGTGGTGGATAGCGCACAGAGGGTTCACTGCGGCAGGGGCAGCTCCAGGATCATCCGGGCGCCGCCTTCCGGACGGTTCTCCGCGCGCAGCGTGCCGCCGAAGCGCTCGGCCATCTCACGCGAGATGGCCAGGCCCAGGCCCGTTCCCTTGTCCCGGTCCTTGGTGGTGAAGAAGGCATCGAAGATGTGCGGCAACACCCCGGGAGAGAACCCCGGGCCATTGTCCTCCACGCGGAGAATCACCCGGCCCCTCACCCGCATGCCCTTCACCCACACGCGCCCTTCGCGCACCCGGGCCTGCTCCAGCGCATCCCCCGCGTTCACCAGCAGGTTGAGCACCACCTGCGCGAGCCGCCCCGAGGTGGCGAAGACCCGCAGGTCCTCGGGCACCTCCACCGACAGCTGCGCCACGTGCTTGAGCCGCACCGCCGCCAGCCGCGCCGCGTCCGACACCACATCCACCAGCGCACACTCCGAGGGCTCCTCCGCCTGCATCTGGGAGAAGCCCTTCAGGTCGGACACGATGCTCTCGATGCGCTGAAGCCCCTCGAACGTGTCCTTCAGCACGGAGTCCAGCTCCTCGGGGTCCTGGCCGGACAGCCGCTCACGCAGCGCCCCGCGCAGGAACTCCACGTTGGCGTGCACGAAGGACAGGGGGCTGTTGATCTCGTGCATGACGTTGGCGGCCAGGCGGCCCAGCATGGCCAGCTTCTCCGTCTGCGCCCGCTGCAGCTCGGCCAGCGCCAGCTTCTCCTGCGCTTCGCGATGGGCCTGCTCCCAGCGCATCGCATTGAGGGCCTGCTGCGTCTTTCGGAACTGCGCCGCGCCATAGGCGCCACAGAAGCTCATCGACGCCACCAGGCCCGCCACGGCCAGCGCGCGCATGGGATCGTGCGAGACGAACAGCAACAGGTACAGCGTCCCCAGGGAGCACGTGAGCCCCGAATAGATGATGGGCCGCGCATCCCGGGGCTGCGCGAGCGCCAGGACCAGCGGCAGCGCCGGGGTCAGATAGATGAACGGGTTGGAAGGCCCCCCGAGCAGGTACGTGAGCCACAGGAAGCACACGCCGCAGCAAACGCTGTTCAGGGCCGTGAGCACCGCCTCGCCCCGCTCGCCCACCTTCTCCCGTGCCCAGAGGTAGAGCAGGATCTCCAGGGCCCAGCCCACACGCACCAGCAGCGAGGGCAAGTAGAAGCCTCGCAGGAACAGCACATCCAGCGCGTAGAACAACACGATGCACAGGGCGAGCACGCCACCAATCCGCAGGGACTGCGCCTGCGTGGGACGCTCGGTGCGCGGCAACACCATCTCCAGGCGTCCCATCGCGCCCCGCTCCAGGGATCCGACCATCATGGAGGGGAAGCCTTGACCGAAGCGGCTAGCTGATCACGTCCTTCATGGATTTTTCCGCCCCCAAGAGTGCGGTGAGTGACTTTTCACCCGTTTTCCCCGGTGCCGAAAAGGAAGGCTTGCCTGTCCGTCAGCCCAGGAGCGGAGCCGAGAGCGCTGGCCTGACGGTGTGCTTGTCTCCCTCCAGGGGGTCCCCAGATTTCCGGCAGAAGAACTCCGACCTTTCACCTCGTGGAGACTCCCATGAAGCTTCCTCTGATGGCGGCGCTCGCCGCCCTGACGCTGTACGGTTGCGCCAGCCAGTCCTCGAACACGCGTGAAGCCTCGGCCTCCGAGGCCGGTGCCGTGGGCGGTTCGGGCAACGTGGATTCCTCTACTGGTTCCTCGAGCGGCGAGGCCAGCGCCAGCGAGGCCTCCTCCGAGGAGAGCCTGACGCCCGGTGAGGCGAGCAACGTCACCACCCTGGAGGAGCGCGATCGGAAGGACGCGCCCACCGTCTACGAGGGCGAGGCCACCGGCGGCAGCGGCTCGGGCAGCGAGACCGTGACGACCGATGACGGCCAGAAGTGGGACGTGCAGCAGAACAATGGCCAGGACCTCGGCACGAACCAGTCGGCCCCCGAGGGAGCCGTGAACCAGAACAACGGCGGCACGGGCGGCTCCGGCAGCGAGAGCGGCTCCGGCAAGAGCGAGGTCATCGAGGATCCCACCATCAACAAGAGTGACGTGTCCATCCCCACGACCGACTCCACCAACAAGTAGTCCCGGCCCAAGGCCGGGGCGCAGCCTCCGCCCCGGCCGCGAGTGGGGGTGCCGGCCCGTGCCTGCCTCTCCACCGCCCACCCGAGGTCAAGGCACGCGCACGGAGAGCTTCCCAACCGTCCTGCCCCCCTCGCTGGCCCGGTGCGCCTCGGCGATCTGCTCGAGGTCAAAGGCCGCCGCCGGGTGAGCGGACACCTTGCCCTCCTCCAGCCAGCGGGCAATGACTGGCAGGCCCGAATGCGAGGGAAGCCCTCCGAGCAGTCCGGGAATGAGGTGGTAGCGGCCACTCCTGTGGCGGCGGACGAGCTTCAGCAACAGCGGGGGGACGCCCAGCGGGCTGACATCCTCCCCCGGACGCCCCGGGCGCGACGGCGGCAAGGCCGCGGTGACAAACTGCCCGTGGGGCGCGAGCAGCTTGGGCGCCACCTCGGTCCAGTAGGCCTCGACACCAA from Stigmatella aurantiaca encodes the following:
- a CDS encoding ATP-binding cassette domain-containing protein translates to MSAALLQVKLKLKRQSELGGFMLSASFQAPAGITVVLGPSGSGKSTLLSALAGLTRPEEGTITVGDEVWLDTERRLERPSHERALSMVFQKSTLFPHLTALGNVTFALDRARSRASRRDEALALLRRMKVEHLAHRYPRHLSGGEAQRVSLARALARPPRLVLLDEPFSALDRQLRHSLAEDVLGHLRRFQVPILFVTHALDEAIQYGQSALLVMNGDVRFHPQATAELCASAMGLRPPGAAQDTAEQNCS
- the moeB gene encoding molybdopterin-synthase adenylyltransferase MoeB; the protein is MAPSFRDILANTKKEIREVLVEHVKQLLDQRRAFKLIDVREGEEYAAGRLPGALSIPRGFLELRIEEKAARDDELVLYCAGGTRSALAAKTLKDMGYLNVSSMAGGYSRWHDASYPVEKPVVLSAEQKERYRRHLAIPEVGEEGQARLLASKVLLMGVGGLGSPAALYLAAAGVGTLGIIDMDVVDLSNLQRQVIHTRERAGMPKTESALEAIRALNPDVKVLPFQERLTSQNVLRILEPFDLVLDGGDNFPTRYLLNDACVMLKKPNIHGSIYRFEGQVTAFVPGKGPCYRCLYPKPPSPEMAPSCAEAGVLGVLPGIIGLFQATEALKLLLGIGEPLVGRLLNFDALSTHFQQLKIRRDPECPVCREGAQVELIDYEQFCSAVS
- a CDS encoding glutathione peroxidase — translated: MSETLYGIPVKRIDGQQAQLAEYVGKVLLVVNVASKCGLTPQYEGLEKLYKSKRAAGLEVLGFPANNFLSQEPGTDAEIQSFCNTQYDVSFPLFSKISVVGPDQHPLYARLTQAAPTATGDGPFRASLQGYGIAPNPKPQVLWNFEKFLVGRDGKVAERFSPDVAADDPRLLAAIDRELAKTA
- a CDS encoding CPBP family intramembrane glutamic endopeptidase, yielding MGVTVLTLTVLLLVDTYINTLPFLRLLPRPFRLWTWQSAQVLVCLLAVALLHRLRPRAALLELGLGPLTSRALGFCAAAVLPMVLTYGAAAGFQVHLSWSDWVTQAVTAPLAEEVLYRGYVLGQLQRRAGWSFWGAALVGLAPFALGHLYQSVRAGHGLWGVAGVLAITGLGHLFFAWMLERWGDLWVPIGMHALMNLSWDAFDVDATALGGTQANVARFATVGLAIGLTLVLRRGQPGWGETPPVSRSSSSYRD
- a CDS encoding Gfo/Idh/MocA family protein; the encoded protein is MSDETTSAPSRRLFMTRSALGLGSVLLAGQAGAQSIPTGPTGRPQPQLETEPPLPAEQQLGWAVVGLGHYAQQYVLPALGRARRSKLVALVSGNAEKARTVAARHGVKASSLYTYETLSRLSKDRDVSVVYIVTPNSSHAELTVKALEAGKHVMCEKPMANSSAECQRMIDAAKAAGRKLMIAYRAHWEPHNVRAREILQAGELGKVWFASSDHHRPLKPSQPRDQWRAKKAIAGGGSLVDIGIYSLNGLQWLLGESPNAVSASMFSPPGDPRFAEIENVFTAELVFPSGARATISSGYTADKKRIDLWGDKQVATLDPATAYQDNRLVVGNAEKSEEVLTAQSSTEQFTGEIDHLSQVIAEGGEVRTPGEMGLRDIRLIEALYRAAGTKRWIELNPDMTMKNG
- a CDS encoding sensor histidine kinase; translated protein: MMVGSLERGAMGRLEMVLPRTERPTQAQSLRIGGVLALCIVLFYALDVLFLRGFYLPSLLVRVGWALEILLYLWAREKVGERGEAVLTALNSVCCGVCFLWLTYLLGGPSNPFIYLTPALPLVLALAQPRDARPIIYSGLTCSLGTLYLLLFVSHDPMRALAVAGLVASMSFCGAYGAAQFRKTQQALNAMRWEQAHREAQEKLALAELQRAQTEKLAMLGRLAANVMHEINSPLSFVHANVEFLRGALRERLSGQDPEELDSVLKDTFEGLQRIESIVSDLKGFSQMQAEEPSECALVDVVSDAARLAAVRLKHVAQLSVEVPEDLRVFATSGRLAQVVLNLLVNAGDALEQARVREGRVWVKGMRVRGRVILRVEDNGPGFSPGVLPHIFDAFFTTKDRDKGTGLGLAISREMAERFGGTLRAENRPEGGARMILELPLPQ